The window GCACTTTACTACTTTAATAGGAAGACATTCTCTTTTGTGATGCCTTCACTGATGCAGGAAATCAAGCTGGATAAGGATGACCTGGGTATGCTTCATCATAATGCTCAACTGGTGTGCTTTTGACACTTTTGCCGGTCATGTGTGTCCTCCTCGCTGTCAGGCATGATCACCAGCAGCCAGTCTTTGGCCTACGCTATCAGTAAGTTCATCAGCGGCGTGCTGTCAGACCAGATCAGTGCACGCTGGCTCTTCTCCATTGGCCTGCTCATGGTGGGAGGCATCAATGTCGTCTTCTCCTGGTCATCCACCGTGGCTGTCTTCTCTGCACTGTGGTTCCTCAACGGCCTGGGCCAGGGCCTGGGATGGCCTCCCTGTGGACGAGTGCTGCGCAAGGTATCCgagccacacacacgcactgtgCACTGTGTGTTGTACAGTGCAGCTGCCGcaccattaggtacacctacgcAATGGAAGAGATAATGCTCAcgggtattcatttaacatcaatatgtttattattgtgtagAAATGTTTATACTCTATGTTGgttaccaaaatattagaaacacctctgaTGCCTGCGGTGTAGAAACTACAACCACAGTGGTCAACCGATTATAATCATATATAGATTATATTTCTGGAGTTTTCTTAAATTATTTGGATGTAAACAAATCACTGATCTCAATATTTAGAAAAATATATTGTgaaatattttattgatttttttgttgttcatcataaattaaaaatggtcaCCCTGTGCTCCTAAACATCAATACATTCAAGTCTTTTTGTTGGAATATTACAGCTCATTCCATGTTTCTTTACTTATTAGTCTCAATCAAAATCACACTTTACACTTTTCAACCTTTTGCCTTCCACCGCTAGGAAAATAAAAGAACATTTCTACCACAAACCTAACAGCCTTACAAATGTAATCAGTAGTAGtaagctccttcagcagcagactgttacacccacggtgtaagaaggagaggttccgcaggtccttcataccgaccgctgtcaggctctacaacacctgcaccacctgaaccatgttgtagtcactatgtattctttacttgcgtatcttgcttgctgctgtaacaagtgcatttccctgctgtgggattaataaagtacaatacaatacaatacaatacaagttgccattcattcattcattcattccacatactCTACAGCAGTGACATAATTGCACTGTTTCCTGTCAGTGGTTCGAGCCCTCCCAGTTCGGAACGTGGTGGGCAGTCCTGTCCTGCAGCATGAATCTGGCAGGCAGCTTGGGCCCCATCATCGCCACCGTGCTGGCCCAGACATACAGCTGGAGGACCATCCTGTCCATGTCTGGACTCATCTGTGTGGCCGTCTCCTTTGTGTGCCTGCTGGTCATCAAGAACGAGCCCAAAGACGTGGGTCTGCCCGATGTAGAAGTGGCAGCCAAGAAGAGCAAAGGAGGTGAGCTAATAAGAAACTGACTTCATGTGCTCCACTCCTGTCAGATACAAgatctttgactcatgtttGCAGCAGGTCTGTGAAAATATCAAAGCTGTCCTGTCACAAAGGCGATGTTTGTGTCTCTAGTGACTAAAGGTCAATCATTGTGTGGACTTTGTACCCTCCATGCCTGTCGTGCGGCGCTGTGATGATTAGACGTGGCAGTCTGACCCACCTTTGCTTTCCTTGCAGTATCCTGCAGCCATGATGTCTGATGGATGCTATTGTCCTCTTCTAGACTCATCCAGTGATGAGAGCACACTGTCGGAGTTCCTGCTTTCTCCTTACCTGTGGCTGCTGTCAGTCTCCTACCTGGTGGTGTTTGGGGTGAAGACAGCCTGCACTGACTGGGCACAGCTGTTTCTCATTCAGGACAAGGGACAGTCTGCACTCATGGGTATGCAAAGTGGAGGGAAAAATACACTGCATATGTCATAGCAACACGTGGAATGGTACCTAACAGTAACACTATCAGTACGTGCACTAGCTCATTGGAGACCACCAACTCGTCAAAGTCCTGGTTTTTCTTGTTACTAAAAAGGGTCTGCTTAAGCTGACATCCGTTGGCATCAAAATTGAGGCCCAAGGGgatcattttgatgaaaaatgcaGTAGTTAACTTTTTCAACTACTTTTGCAAAAACAGATTTGTGGTTGTGTTAATATCTAAGAAAACAGGAAAGGAGCTGCGACTTACCAAAGTTTCTTTCTTCATTTCTCAGCTGTTCTTTCATTGTGGGCCTTTATTCCCATTCCAAATGTATTCTTTATTATTCCAATGATGTCTTATTCTGCCTCAACTAATCCCGGATGAAGCGTGCACACAAGGCCTGCACATGCCACATCATTGCAGAGGTCTTGACCATGGGTAGTGTGCTATTTATAGTGGCAAGGTCATTGACGAGCAAAAGCTTATTCTACGGCGACGACCACGTTTAGGAGCTACGCTCAACGCAGGGTTGACAGTCCTGCCGTTTGGCTGAGAAGTGTTGCTCTCGCTCCCCGTTTTGAAGGTTGTTTGTTTGATCCCCAGCGTGAGACAGACTGTTATACTTctaatttatccacttgcaccatggatatgataatcaaaaatcaaaataaaagcatctcTAAACTTCAAAATAAACCAAGAATTTAGCGAAGTTAAATTGCAACTGTAAATGAAGCACACGTACTGTACGTAAATACAACAATGGCAGACAGGCTTGAACCCTTTCTTCACTTCATTCTGAAATAAACATCATCCAGTAGAATATTGTATTCTTCAGGCAATGAACCAAATCTATTTCTATTGATGACCTTGATAACAAACAGTACAATAAAGTGAAATTAGCAGGGGGGCTACGGTAATGCTGTCTTTGTCCATAAAATAACTTTGCTAGAGTAATTAATGAGGAATATAATATCGCTAACAATATAGCGTCGTAGCGGGGGGTAATTGCAAGGGCAGGCCCGGTCAGTATTTCTTTCTAGTTGCCCTTTCCGAactaacaaaatacacacaaatggagGTAAAAACTGTCTGTTATTATTGGCCATTCTCCTTAGGTGTCTGGCAGAAGTCCCAAGTAAATGTGCAGACTGTTTTGCCTTATTTTGAAGTGAGTAAGCCAAGCTGACAGGAAGGATGTGGACCTTCGCAGGTTCCACTCTGTTCAAAACTAAATATTACTCCCGCCTTCGTGAGCTGTCATTGGCCggtggacatactgagcttgcAAGCTTGAACAGCACTCGCACGCTGATATCATTAACAGCCCAAAAACCAATACCAATAGGAAGCGATATCTTATTTGTGTGCCGAtatcattttgacatttttcaacattttgagcGAAAGTATCTCAGCcggtgttttttcttcttcacagGTAGCTCATACATGAGCGCCCTGGAGGTGGGAGGTCTGCTCGGCAGCCTGGCAGCAGGTTACCTCTCTGACAAAGCTGTGGCCAAAGTCAGTTTCAATCTCCTGCGTCTCACTGGGGGAACATCTccgtagagcaggggtgtccaaactaagtaaaggatgcaagggccacatgTTTGCACATaagtcaagaaaaaagtgcatgtcCTTTGTGATATTGGTAAAAAAGTCTAATAGGATGAACTTCTTGTGTCAATTTTTGCATAACTTTTCAAAAGTGGCACATttatttgctttgtttattCCTcatatgacaaataaaaaaaaacatatttctttaatatttcaactataatactaaaatgacattattttcctcatattacaagtaaaagtactgctgtttttttaaatttctttattttccaactacagtatttaatttttcttcttgtaaatgttattctcctaattatgactttttttaccttcatattttgactttattctgctaacaactttttccccaacctaattttccaaaatgtacacattttgttgttgttttttcatatttaaaaaacacatttcttgtaatatttcaactttatgctactaaaatgacgttgtttttcctattcttgtaaaattacgacttttactcgttagattgcaacttcattttggaatattttggcatttttggaaaattactacagattttttttttttaagttttcttgttaaatgtgtcacgggctgcactttggacacccctgccatgaATGCATGCCTAAAATGTGTAGAATTGTGGTACTTGGATGATTGCGGTCCTGCTGTCCCATCAGTAAACCTTCCTTCCGTGTACAGCAAGGCTTGAGGATTTACGGCAATCCTCGCCACTTTGTCTTGGTCGCCATGATGGTGGGGATGTTTGCGTCCATGCACCTGTTCAGAATCACCATCACTCCAGACAGCCCGAAGGTAACTCATGACAACACAAGGCATGAAGACATGAAAAAAGTGATGACATCTCCTCGTTGAAGGTGTGGATCCTCAGCTTGGGTGCTGCTTTTGGGTTCTCCTCCTACGGGCCAATCGCCTTATTCGGGGTTATAGCCAATGAGAGTGCTCCATCCAACTACTGCGGGATGTCACATGCTATTGTTGCCCTCATGGCAAACAGTAAGTGGATTATTGTTTCCCTTCAGAAATGTGACTTGAAGGAACACCAACATAAGTTGAATGTTCAAGATGAAACGCTCCAccacaacatcatcatcaaacttaccgCACCTGCtttttcatatactgtaagtcacaCACTAATGAAGAACGTCATGCTCTCTACTTCCTTCTTTTTCTATGACTGGGgggtgttaggcgctaattgtttttaatttttcttcacgtacccccaggggtacgcatAGCCCACTTTGACAACCCAGGCAGTAGATGATAACCAACCTGATTTCTTTCCTCCCTCAGTCGGTGGCTTCCTCTCCGGGCTTCCGTTCAGCACCGTCGCCAAGCATCACGGCTGGGAAACAGCCTTCTGGGTGGCAGAAATGGTGTGTGGTGTCACCGCCGCCACCTTCTTCCTGCTGCGTAACGTCCGAACCAAGATGGGTCACGTGGCCAAGAAGTCCGACTGAGACGTCAAATGCCAGAAGATAAATATGTGACGCCTTGACTATTACTTTTTGACCTAATACTGTAGTTTTGTACGCACCACAGTAGTAGATACagtgtgtaaaaagaagtttatAGAAACGTTAGGCAGGAATGTAATTAGGGAGcaaatgaaatacactactaaGTAAGTGCTTCCTCAAGTATTACCATAACAACATTAACTacccttattttttttaaacaccttcTAAAACTTGAATAAACatattttctgtcatttgtACAGAAACAAGCACCACAGTTGCAATACACGTgactttattcatatatttacaGAACAAGGCATATTTACAGCATCCTCCTCACAAAATGTGAGCAACCATAATTTAGAACTCAGAGCAAAGAGTCATAAGATTTGCTCTCCTTTAAGATCCCGCTCCAAAGTTGCCAGCCTTCTCTGCAATCTCTAGTGCACTCTTCAGGTTCTGATCAAATAGTTCACATCTAAGCAGGAGGACATTACATACTAAATTAAATGTAACCGGTGCCAAGTGAAGCAACACCACGTTTACCTGATTGGCATCTCCAGAGAGTAGAATGGATTCTTGAGGGCAAAATCTGCGTAGATCTCATAGATTTTCCTCAGCAGAGCGTCAATGCCTGCTTGCCGAGGGTCTGCCAGCACTATGAACTTTATTCCTGCAAAGACACCCTGCTTAACACCCAAAACAAACCAACTAATGTTAGATGGCCTTTGGCATCTAGCCAGCACCTGTAAGCgtctggaagcagtgcagcttgAAGACATCCGTTTCAAGCATCTCAATCCCAGAACTTCCGACTTCAGGAGACAGCTGTGATCCGATGGCAAACAACCTGGGAAAAACAAAGGTGGCACATTAATGGGACAAATAATCAAGTCAGCACAATGTGTATAGTAGTGCAACTTACGAGTGGAACATGGACGCCAGCATCAGTTTCTCATTGGAGCTCAGTCGGGCTCGTCCGAATCGGATCGACACCGGATAGTTGTCAGGATCTTTCAGGTATTCCAGGATGTCCTTCCCATCTGCTGTGTTCTTTCCCACGACATCAATGCCATTGATGGAGAGCACTGCATGGCCCACTACAAGTGACGCAAGGTAAATACTTTACCCGAATTACCCCGAGGTATAAGTCCAATAGTCATTATTTACCATTTAACAGTGTATACTCACGTCAGTCACAAAACATACCATTCTTTCCCAAATCATGCATATtgacaagctagctagctagctagcgtgcTAACGTGTATAATGCACTACCTCGGATCCCGTCCCTCTGTCCGAACGACACGACCACCTTCTCGTCGTGATGCTTGAGCACCAAGTCTAAAGGGTAACTAAACGTCTTCTCGGCCTCCGCCCTCGGCACGTAGTTGTCATACTGGTAAATTAACCCCCCAGCCTTGTTGACTACATACACACTGAAGATCACCATCTTAGAGACGGCTGCTGCACCGGTCAGCTGACAGCAGCGGCCACGTGACGACAACAcgcaaaaagtattttttatgggttttttgttattttttttttaacatggtgtgcgtttgtctgatatttcatattaaaaatataaaaagtgcTATGCATAAAATTATTGGCTTTATTGTAAAtttaactgaaaaaaatgaatcactGGAAGAGAACTTCTTATCCCACAATTCTACGCGCCACTTCCGCATATATGGGTTGTCTAAGGGACTTTCGCACGGACCAACTTCCTTTCGCTTCGACATCTTGACGGGAAAACATGGTGAGGGCGTTTATTTGGTCAAAGTGAACAAATTCACGGGTTTGTGTTGTTTCCAACGACGAATAAAAATCGGAATGCATCGTGAAGTAATGAACGTATCGATAAAAGTGGAGGAAAAGGCTCGTTTATCGTCATCTACCACTTGTTTGAcgctagctagctggt is drawn from Dunckerocampus dactyliophorus isolate RoL2022-P2 chromosome 12, RoL_Ddac_1.1, whole genome shotgun sequence and contains these coding sequences:
- the slc37a4a gene encoding glucose-6-phosphate exchanger SLC37A4a isoform X4 is translated as MARASYGYYRATIFLAMFVGYALYYFNRKTFSFVMPSLMQEIKLDKDDLGMITSSQSLAYAISKFISGVLSDQISARWLFSIGLLMVGGINVVFSWSSTVAVFSALWFLNGLGQGLGWPPCGRVLRKWFEPSQFGTWWAVLSCSMNLAGSLGPIIATVLAQTYSWRTILSMSGLICVAVSFVCLLVIKNEPKDVGLPDVEVAAKKSKGDSSSDESTLSEFLLSPYLWLLSVSYLVVFGVKTACTDWAQLFLIQDKGQSALMGSSYMSALEVGGLLGSLAAGYLSDKAVAKQGLRIYGNPRHFVLVAMMVGMFASMHLFRITITPDSPKKCDLKEHQHKLNVQDETLHHNIIIKLTAPAFSYTSVASSPGFRSAPSPSITAGKQPSGWQKWCVVSPPPPSSCCVTSEPRWVTWPRSPTETSNARR
- the slc37a4a gene encoding glucose-6-phosphate exchanger SLC37A4a isoform X1, with protein sequence MARASYGYYRATIFLAMFVGYALYYFNRKTFSFVMPSLMQEIKLDKDDLGMITSSQSLAYAISKFISGVLSDQISARWLFSIGLLMVGGINVVFSWSSTVAVFSALWFLNGLGQGLGWPPCGRVLRKWFEPSQFGTWWAVLSCSMNLAGSLGPIIATVLAQTYSWRTILSMSGLICVAVSFVCLLVIKNEPKDVGLPDVEVAAKKSKGDSSSDESTLSEFLLSPYLWLLSVSYLVVFGVKTACTDWAQLFLIQDKGQSALMGSSYMSALEVGGLLGSLAAGYLSDKAVAKQGLRIYGNPRHFVLVAMMVGMFASMHLFRITITPDSPKVWILSLGAAFGFSSYGPIALFGVIANESAPSNYCGMSHAIVALMANSKWIIVSLQKCDLKEHQHKLNVQDETLHHNIIIKLTAPAFSYTSVASSPGFRSAPSPSITAGKQPSGWQKWCVVSPPPPSSCCVTSEPRWVTWPRSPTETSNARR
- the slc37a4a gene encoding glucose-6-phosphate exchanger SLC37A4a isoform X3, which gives rise to MARASYGYYRATIFLAMFVGYALYYFNRKTFSFVMPSLMQEIKLDKDDLGMITSSQSLAYAISKFISGVLSDQISARWLFSIGLLMVGGINVVFSWSSTVAVFSALWFLNGLGQGLGWPPCGRVLRKWFEPSQFGTWWAVLSCSMNLAGSLGPIIATVLAQTYSWRTILSMSGLICVAVSFVCLLVIKNEPKDVGLPDVEVAAKKSKGDSSSDESTLSEFLLSPYLWLLSVSYLVVFGVKTACTDWAQLFLIQDKGQSALMGSSYMSALEVGGLLGSLAAGYLSDKAVAKQGLRIYGNPRHFVLVAMMVGMFASMHLFRITITPDSPKVWILSLGAAFGFSSYGPIALFGVIANESAPSNYCGMSHAIVALMANIGGFLSGLPFSTVAKHHGWETAFWVAEMVCGVTAATFFLLRNVRTKMGHVAKKSD
- the slc37a4a gene encoding glucose-6-phosphate exchanger SLC37A4a isoform X2, whose product is MPLVLTRVVGVCWSLSQLTSGERRGHPGLAEACMITSSQSLAYAISKFISGVLSDQISARWLFSIGLLMVGGINVVFSWSSTVAVFSALWFLNGLGQGLGWPPCGRVLRKWFEPSQFGTWWAVLSCSMNLAGSLGPIIATVLAQTYSWRTILSMSGLICVAVSFVCLLVIKNEPKDVGLPDVEVAAKKSKGDSSSDESTLSEFLLSPYLWLLSVSYLVVFGVKTACTDWAQLFLIQDKGQSALMGSSYMSALEVGGLLGSLAAGYLSDKAVAKQGLRIYGNPRHFVLVAMMVGMFASMHLFRITITPDSPKVWILSLGAAFGFSSYGPIALFGVIANESAPSNYCGMSHAIVALMANSKWIIVSLQKCDLKEHQHKLNVQDETLHHNIIIKLTAPAFSYTSVASSPGFRSAPSPSITAGKQPSGWQKWCVVSPPPPSSCCVTSEPRWVTWPRSPTETSNARR
- the trappc4 gene encoding trafficking protein particle complex subunit 4; this encodes MVIFSVYVVNKAGGLIYQYDNYVPRAEAEKTFSYPLDLVLKHHDEKVVVSFGQRDGIRVGHAVLSINGIDVVGKNTADGKDILEYLKDPDNYPVSIRFGRARLSSNEKLMLASMFHSLFAIGSQLSPEVGSSGIEMLETDVFKLHCFQTLTGIKFIVLADPRQAGIDALLRKIYEIYADFALKNPFYSLEMPIRCELFDQNLKSALEIAEKAGNFGAGS